A region from the Aliarcobacter thereius LMG 24486 genome encodes:
- a CDS encoding YhdH/YhfP family quinone oxidoreductase codes for MKAFVVEKDSKGNFISGIKEIDAPICEENEVIIKATYSSLNYKDALSSIGNSGVTKVFPHITGIDVSGTIFQSKSKDFKIKDRVTVTGYDFGMNTNGGHCEYVKVPSEWLVRTPENLSDKEIMSYGTAGLTAALAIDELLNNGLSPNDGEVLVSGASGGVSSLAISILNKLGFNIVALSSNSNKIDYLKGLGVNEVILNEDFLKDKNKALLKERYSTVIDSVGGDILSCALKQLKYNGIATCFGLTYSNELNTNIFPFILRGIKLIGIDSVECNLEKKQKAWNNLATKYKIDNIDYITKEINLEKIKDVLKSMLEGKTSGRYLVKI; via the coding sequence ATGAAAGCTTTTGTTGTAGAAAAAGATTCAAAAGGAAATTTTATATCTGGAATAAAAGAGATTGATGCTCCAATTTGTGAAGAAAATGAAGTTATAATAAAAGCAACTTACTCTTCATTAAACTATAAAGATGCTCTTAGTTCTATTGGAAATAGCGGAGTTACAAAAGTTTTTCCACATATTACTGGAATTGATGTATCTGGTACTATATTTCAATCAAAGTCTAAAGATTTTAAAATTAAAGATAGAGTTACAGTCACTGGTTATGATTTTGGAATGAATACAAATGGTGGTCACTGCGAGTATGTAAAAGTACCATCAGAATGGTTAGTAAGAACTCCTGAAAATTTAAGTGATAAAGAGATTATGAGTTATGGAACAGCTGGTTTAACTGCTGCATTAGCAATTGATGAATTACTAAATAATGGATTATCTCCAAATGATGGTGAAGTATTAGTAAGTGGTGCAAGTGGTGGGGTAAGTTCTTTAGCAATATCGATATTAAATAAACTTGGCTTTAATATTGTTGCTTTATCTTCAAATTCAAATAAAATTGATTATTTAAAAGGTCTTGGAGTAAATGAAGTTATATTAAATGAAGATTTTCTAAAAGATAAAAATAAAGCTCTTTTAAAAGAGAGATATTCAACTGTTATAGATAGTGTTGGTGGAGATATTTTATCTTGTGCATTAAAACAATTAAAATATAATGGTATAGCCACTTGCTTTGGTCTTACATATTCAAATGAATTAAATACAAATATTTTTCCATTTATTCTAAGAGGTATAAAACTTATTGGAATAGATAGTGTAGAATGTAATTTAGAGAAAAAACAAAAAGCTTGGAATAATTTAGCAACAAAATATAAAATTGATAATATAGACTATATCACTAAAGAGATAAATTTAGAAAAGATAAAAGATGTATTAAAAAGTATGCTAGAAGGTAAAACTAGTGGGAGATATTTAGTAAAGATATAG